In the Magnolia sinica isolate HGM2019 chromosome 15, MsV1, whole genome shotgun sequence genome, one interval contains:
- the LOC131227050 gene encoding large ribosomal subunit protein uL14mz-like isoform X2, with protein MSRVASTWSTVGRSLMGSIGNHSSGLLRTSHDIMTRLGCSNFFSQQQRTFIQMRTNLKVVDNSGAKRVMCIQALKGKKGARLGDTIIASVKEAQPRGKVKKGEVVYGVVVRAAMQRGRCDGSEIKFDDNAVVLVNKQGEPIGTRVFGPVPHELRKKKHVKILTLAEHIA; from the exons ATGAGTCGTGTTGCTTCAACATGGTCAACGG TGGGTCGCTCATTGATGGGGAGCATTGGAAACCATTCATCGGGTTTACTGAGAACATCACATGATATAATGACAAGGCTGGGCTGCAGCAATTTCTTCTCTCAG CAGCAAAGAACATTCATTCAAATGAGGACCAACCTCAAAGTTGTCGATAACTCGGGCGCAAAGCGGGTCATGTGCATACAAGCTCTAAAGGGGAAGAAAGGGGCAAGATTGGGGGACACCATAATAGCATCTGTAAAGGAAGCTCAACCCCGTGGCAAAGTTAAGAAAGGAGAGGTGGTCTATGGCGTGGTTGTGCGTGCGGCCATGCAGAGGGGTCGTTGCGATGGGAGTGAAATCAAGTTTGATGATAATGCAGTAGTCCTTGTCAACAAGCAAGGGGAGCCGATTGGTACCCGTGTTTTTGGGCCGGTGCCTCACGAGCTTAGGAAGAAGAAGCATGTCAAGATTCTAACTTTGGCAGAGCATATTGCCTGA
- the LOC131227050 gene encoding large ribosomal subunit protein uL14mz-like isoform X3 encodes MSRVASTWSTVGRSLMGSIGNHSSGLLRTSHDIMTRLGCSNFFSQQRTFIQMRTNLKVVDNSGAKRVMCIQALKGKKGARLGDTIIASVKEAQPRGKVKKGEVVYGVVVRAAMQRGRCDGSEIKFDDNAVVLVNKQGEPIGTRVFGPVPHELRKKKHVKILTLAEHIA; translated from the exons ATGAGTCGTGTTGCTTCAACATGGTCAACGG TGGGTCGCTCATTGATGGGGAGCATTGGAAACCATTCATCGGGTTTACTGAGAACATCACATGATATAATGACAAGGCTGGGCTGCAGCAATTTCTTCTCTCAG CAAAGAACATTCATTCAAATGAGGACCAACCTCAAAGTTGTCGATAACTCGGGCGCAAAGCGGGTCATGTGCATACAAGCTCTAAAGGGGAAGAAAGGGGCAAGATTGGGGGACACCATAATAGCATCTGTAAAGGAAGCTCAACCCCGTGGCAAAGTTAAGAAAGGAGAGGTGGTCTATGGCGTGGTTGTGCGTGCGGCCATGCAGAGGGGTCGTTGCGATGGGAGTGAAATCAAGTTTGATGATAATGCAGTAGTCCTTGTCAACAAGCAAGGGGAGCCGATTGGTACCCGTGTTTTTGGGCCGGTGCCTCACGAGCTTAGGAAGAAGAAGCATGTCAAGATTCTAACTTTGGCAGAGCATATTGCCTGA
- the LOC131227051 gene encoding nuclear-pore anchor-like, translated as MQFIIIIIILRETCTGQEKELTEKHNLWLDEELTTKVNSLIELRRTHTEFEADMSAKLANVEKKFKDCSICLKLHKERVRELERKLTSLREELCSTKDAAAANEERYSAEKSTISKLVDLYKESAEEWSRKAGELEGVIKALETHLSQVDNDYKEKLDKEASARKDFEKVWYFVVLFM; from the exons atgcagtttattattattattattattctgagAGAAACTTGTACTGGACAGGAAAAAGAACTTACTGAAAAGCATAATCTCTGGCTTGATGAAGAGTTAACGACCAAAGTTAACAGCCTCATTGAACTTCGCCGAACACATACTGAATTCGAGGCAGATATGTCTGCTAAGCTTGCTAAT GTTGAGAAAAAATTTAAAGATTGTTCAATCTGTCTAAAGTTGCATAAAGAGAGAGTTAGGGAACTTGAAAGGAAATTGACATCTCTGCGGGAG GAGTTATGCTCCACCAAagatgctgctgctgctaatGAAGAGCGCTACTCTGCTGAAAAATCAACT ATTTCTAAGCTTGTTGACCTTTACAAAGAGAGTGCTGAAGAATGGTCTAGAAAGGCAGGAGAACTTGAGGGTGTAATTAAGGCATTGGAA ACACATTTGAGTCAAGTCGACAATGATTACAAAGAGAAACTTGACAAGGAAGCATCTGCCAGAAAAGATTTTGAAAAGGTCTGGTATTTTGTTGTTTTGTTcatgtaa